The Tenrec ecaudatus isolate mTenEca1 chromosome 12, mTenEca1.hap1, whole genome shotgun sequence genomic interval TGGAGCCTGTTCCCCACGGGGCCACCAGGGGGTGTCAAAACTTACAATCCAATCCTTTCACTTCTTGGAGCCCCCATTTCCCAGGGCCTTTTCTCACATTGTAACTAAATGGAAACTCCTCTCGTGGGCCTGGAAGTCCCATGGAAGACGGGGTGGGGGACAGGTGGGCATTCCGTCGTGTCCCCTCCCCAAGACAGCTTCGCCCCctcacctccccaccaccaccccatcgcCCACAGCTGACCCCCACCCACCACAACAGCCCAGACCCAGACGCCCTCCCAGTTCCCAGAATAACTCAGGCTTATGCTCCCACGGACCTTTGCACCTGCTGTCTCTTGGCTTGTCAGCTGCCCCTGGTCTATCCCTCCTCAGCCTGCAGTTCTCACCCCCAAACATCACCCTGcacaatggaaggaaggaagcccCACCCAGCCTGGCTCCTTCCTCGCTCTGAATCACGGCTCAGGGTCTCCTAACCATCTGCTCACCCATCCTTCGGCAGTGACCAGAATCCAGCAAGTGTCCCTTTACCCAGGACTGGTCCACCCTAGGAGTGCAGTAGGTTaggtgctaggctgctaaccaaaaggtgggtggtccaagctcaccagctgccccttgagagacggtgggggtaggggggtgggcgAGACAGGTTGTTTCCCTAAAGActgccagcctcagaaaccctagatggCACTTAGAATGCCATGTTAGAATGGACTCGGTGGTGATAGGTTTGGTTTCTGTCCACTCTCGGGATCTAGGCTGCTTGAGGACAGTTGAACTTGGTGATCTCATTTATCACTGTACAGTCAGACCCCAGAATGTTGTAGGTGCTCAGGAAGTAGTTGTtacgtggatggatggatgggtggatggggttCAGAGAAATTAAAGGACTTGCCGGACCACACAATGGTGGCAGAGCTAGGTATAGGCAAGACAATTGATCTCCTGAATGTGCCAGCTGAATCCCTGGACTATGATATCCCCTCAACCCCCCAGTATTTGTTGAAGAGTTTCACTGCTTGGCCTGGAATCCTTGCTGCACTTATCCACTGTGTGCCCTTGGACAACCCGTttaccctctctgagcctcagctccTTCATCTGCAAAGTGGGGGTATTCAGGAGTCacccttggtggtggtggtggggcttgTTAGATGAGAGAATGCAGTAAGGCATAGCACAGGCCTGACTGCTTATAAGAAGTTCCTAGAAGTGTCTGTAGTAGCTACTATTGTCTGGGCCTAGATGCTGTCCTCTTGAGGACTGGacagagtggggactcagggcCAGCCTCCCACAGACCTGTCTCCCCAGGCTGGGCCTCTGAGTTTGCCAGagcgccccccccccatcctgcTTGTCAGACAGGTTTGGGGGAGCAGGCATAGGCGTGGAGCCAGGGCGGGGTTGTGCAGGACTAATTAGAAAGAGCTGTTCTAAGAAGCTGGGAAGAGGGGCCAGGCAGAAGCTTTAGAAAGTGAGTCCCCAGCACAGCTGGTGAGACAATGGGCCGGGGTCTGGAATCCACACGTCTCAGGCGCCAGAAAAGGCGCCTGAGACCGAAGTCCAGACAGCAGCCTGAGGTGAGTTGGTACCAGGGAACCCACTTATCTGACTGGGACCCTTCTCCATGACTCCCCCTCTGCCCCCTTCTCTCTACATCTCTGGGCTTGCTCTCTTTGCCGACCACTTCCTAACTCTCTCCCCTCTGCTGGAGCTCAGTCCACTGGCTGACTGAGGCCCTCATCccccacagcggctgcagcaggagaaccatgagctccggAGGGGCCTGGCCGCTCAGGGAGCTGAATGGGAGGCCAGGGCTGTGGAGCTGGAAGGGGATGTGGAGGCCCTGAGGGCCCAGCTCGGGGAGCAGCAATCAGAGCAGCGGGACAGCGGCCGAGAACGAGGCAGGGCCCTGGATGAACTTGCTGAGCAGAACCTGCGGCTCAGTCAGCAGCTGGCCCAGGTGGGTGGCTGACCAATCCCAGGTCCCTAGGTCCCCAGAGCAGGGGGGTATGCTGGGcttggtgttaaggcttaggCCAGCTCAGGGCACCACTCTGTCCCCCAGGCTTCCCAGACGGAGCAGGAGCTTCAGAGAGAACTGGATACCCTTCGGGGGCAGTGCCAGGCACAGGCCCTGGCTGAAGCAGAGATGAGGACACGGCTGGAGAGTTTAAAAGGGGAGGTGAGTGCTGCAGGAGGCCCAGGGCCGCTCTGAGCTGAAAGCAGTCAGGGGGGTTGTCTGGGTTATTGACCGCCCCACGCACCCCAGCTTGAAGCCTCTTTCTCCAGAACAAGATGCTGCAGAGTCGCAGGCAGGACCTGGAGACCCAGATCCGGGGTCTTCGCGAGGAGGCAGAGAAGGGTCAGGGTCGGCTGCAGGCCACCCACGAGGAGCTGCTGGTACTGCGGCGAGAGCGGCGGGAGCACAGCCTGGAGGTGGGCACACATGTGTGgccagagtgtgtgtgagtgtgtgtgtgtgtggggggggcacccAGCTCGGTCCTCTGGGGCTGCTACTCTAGGATTCCTGGAAACTGAGGCCAGAGCTGAGTTCCTAGTAACCCCGATAGCCAGCCACAAGCAGATTACACATGGCAGAACGGGTCGTGATGGGGCAGAGAGGCTGGATGGGGCAGTGGGCTCCTGGCCCAGGGCTGGAAAGGGAAACCGGATGACCTGCTGTAGGCGGTCGACAGAGTTTGCGCCGTCCTCTCATCAGATTGCTTGGATTCTGATCTTGGAACCACTCACTCACGGGGGTCCCAGAGCCTGTTTCTTCATTTGGGAAATAGCCCGGCAATGGGACCTCCTtcccagggctgtggcgccgctCTGTGCCACGCCTGGTTGAGAAAAAAGGATCAATAAAACCTACGAGGAGGGTGCAGGTGGGGTTGGAGAGGCTGGAGTGGGGACGCCCGGCGCGCCTACTTTATTGGTGGGAAATTGGTCCCAGGACGCTTGGCGGTGCACGTGGCCGTGCTGCCCCTGCAGCTGTCGGGGCGGGGCGAGGGCTGGACGCTCGCGCGCCCCCTGGTGGGAGGACTGCCCGGCCTCGGTCCAGCCTCGGTCTCCCTGCAGCTGGAGCGCGCGCGCTCCGAGGCCGGGGAGGCGCTGAGTGCACTGCGGAGGCTGCAGAGACGGGTCTCAGAGCTGGAGGAGGAGTCCCGCTTCCAGGATGCCGATGTGTCAGGCGCCTCCCTGCAGTCTGAGCTCGCCCGAAGCGTCCACGGCGATCAGGAGCCAGATGCGGATGGGCACGAAGACTCTCTGGTGAGCGCCAGCTCCAACAACCACACACACGCATTGCTTCTTCTGGGCCCGCGAGTATCACCTCACTGACAGGTTCCATTACCCCCGCAGACTCAGTCCCCGGAGCCACTGGCAGCTTCCAGCCCACAGCCTGCTCCCCAGGACAGCTTGGAGCCCCCCAAGAAGCGAGCAACCCTGAGCTCAGCGGAGATGCTGGAGGAAAGGGAGGCGGAAGTGGCCAGGCTTCAGGATGAGGTGTGGTAGGGGGCCCAGTACAGGAGTCGGACCCGTTGCCTGCTGTCACTCTTTCCCGTCTTTCTCCACTTCTGAGCTTTGCCCATTCTGcaaccccctccacacacacctgGATcatccttcttcccccacccccagaggccCTACTTTTAGAGGCAGCTCTAGGACACCTCCTCCAGGCTGCCTTCCTGGATACGCACATACTTTCGATCTGTTGCctctctctgcccccacccctgcatcAGACTGGGGGTCTCCTTGCTGGAAGAGGCCGAGGCTAGGCGACCCAACCTGCCTGGctaccccttcccaccctcctgcaGGTCTCATTGCAGCGGGTGGAGCTACAATCCCTGCACGAGGAGCTAGAGAGGCAGAGGGAGCTGCGCACCCAAGAGGACCCAGAGGGGACCTTGAGCAGCGCCCTCTCAGATAGAGACGATGCCGTGAACAAGTGAGCTCTGCACCCCCATTGCCACCCGCCCGCACCCTGTTCAGTTTTGTTTCCTTTCAGGGTCCCGAGGACCTGCCCCCCTGCACCCAGACTAGTCCCTACCTCTCCCACCCTCAGGGCCCTGGAACTCTCCCTGGAGCTCAGCCGCGTCTCTCTGGAGAGGGATTCCCTGTCTCGGGAGCTACTGCGCGCCATCCGCCAGAAGGTGGCGCTGACACAAGAACTGGAGGCCTGGCAGGTAGGGGCGGGGCCGGGAGGTGGAGCCGAGGGCGGGGCCTGAGTAGGCAGGGCCCACACACTGACCCCACCCGCCCACCCTCGCAGGACGACATGCAGGTGGTGATCGGACAGCAGCTGCGCTCGCAGCGGCAGAAGGAGCTCAATGCAACCAGGTCTACCCCGCGCCGTGCCTCACCCCGTTTCTCGCTGCGCCTGGGCCCGGGGCCCGCCGGCGGCTTCCTCAGCAGCCTCTTCCGACGGACCTGAGGGCGGCCCGGGGGTGCTGCCCTTGCCCCCGCTGGGACTGTTTCCTCTCCGAGCCAATGGCGCCACAGAACCCGGATTACGTTCCAAGCGGGGACTGAGACCCTCTAGGCAGAGGCTCATAGGAACACAGGCCAGCTTGTGGGGGACCCCCCGCGGTGGGTGGAGCTAAGTCTGTTGCTTCTAGATGGCGGTATTTATGTATCAGAGTAATATATATCAGTCACCACCACACCTGCCTGCCCTTTTTTGAAGGACCCAAACAGAAGAAATGTcaaaactttatttataaaaaaagtggtgtgtgtgtgtgtgtgtgtgtgtgtgtgtgtgtgtgtgtttgtgtcgagCTCAGAAGGACAAGGAGAAGGCACGGTAGCCCAGGTTGGTGAAAACATCCACTCGGCTGCTGTTGCCTGCAGCTGTCAGGACCTGGGGACAGAGGTGGGAGAGCCCTGCTCAGcacctggctccccactcccatgCCCTGCCCCAAGGTACGCACCTTGCACTCGGGGGCCGCCGGCTGCTGATTGAGGCTCAGGCTGAGCAGCCCCGGGGAAGAGCCTGGCACCTGGGCCTTGAGTTCCCCACTTAGCTGCCACTGGTTGATGCAGGGGCCCTGACCGGCTGACAGAATCTGCAGGCCAAGAGAGCCCGGGGGTCATAGCTGGCCCCAGAGGTAGGGAAGGGGTgaggcagggggaggaggggagaggcagGGCAACAGAGAGACTCACCAGGTCCTGGTAGAAGGTGACTTGCTTCTGTGGGGCCCTCATGGGGAAGATGGTGGTGGGTGTGGAGGACCGCAGGTGCCAGAGGGTCAGGGCAGGGCCCCCTCCACAGACCTGGCGGGACAGGCAGGGGGTGTATGACCACCATGAACCATAATGCCTTATAAGCAAGGCCCAGTGTGCCACCCGACCCCTCCAGCCCTCTGCCCAGCTCACCATCCAGTCCGAATCAGTGGCCAAGCACCCGATCCAACGACCATTTTGGGGCCTGGAGCACTCCTAGGAGGAAGAGAGGTAGTGGGTGGATGCAGAGGAGGCTGGGGAGGAGGCTGAGGCTGGAGCTGGAACTGGGGCCTGGCCTCACCTCGTGCTTGTAGACCTCAATTGTCTGCACCTCCTTGGCCACACGGAGATCTGGGGAGAGTGGAAATAAGGAGTGGTGCCATGCCCTCCCCGTTTCCCTGCTGCCATTTTTCTGTCCAACCAGCCTGCCCACCCCTTACCCCAAAGCCTCACGGTCCCATCTTCTCCCCCCGACAGAACTTCGGGGCTTCGCTCTCTCAGTGCCAGGCAGTGGATGTAGTCTGTGTGGCCCCGGAGGGTCCGCTGCAGGGGAGTGAGGGGGCAGGGGTcagaggtctggcccaaaggaggATCCTGCCCATCTCctgccccccgcccgcccccaacCAGGACCCTCTCACTGTGAAGGCCCTGGTTTCCAAGTCCATGGTATGCAGTTGACAGTCTCCCCCGGCCAGGATGAGGGAATTCTCCTGTGGACGGAGGCAATACAGGACCGGAGGTCTTGACTCAGAATGGGGGCACAGGGCAGAATTAACACTTGGGCCACAAATGGGTTAGAGCAAGACCCAGTCACTATAGGCTCACGGGACATCCGACCTTGGGGACTAGCAGCAAAGCGTTGATTTCAGGCACTTCCAGGCTGGTCCTGAGGAAGGAATTTGTGGTCAGCTTTGGTCCTCTGGGCATCTTTCCACCCGGGTGCCCTGACCACCTGGCCCTGGCTCACCTGTATGGTGGCTGACGCCGCCACAGCTCCTTGCTACCCTGCATGGGGGAAGATGCCAAGTGATCTCCAGGTCCTTGGGGACATGGGacctccaccctccctgctctccacACTCCTGACCTTCTTGAGGATCTCTGCCCACAGCCAGGCCTTCACCTCCCCGTCCCCAGCACTGAGCAGCTGCCGGTCAGTGGACACCATAGTGTAGACCGGTCCATCGTGGGCTGAAGGGAAAGACAGACCTAAGCGACTCCACCatgtccctgcccccaccccagggtcCCCAAGGCCGAATTCAATGGCAGCAACTCACCTTGGAAGGTCACCACAGGCTTCTTACTCTCCTCTTTAGCTTCCGAACTCAGAGCTGCGGAGAGActgaaggggagaaaggagggggcTCACTAGGGCCGAATGCCAGGgctagtgggcactgggcagcAGGAGCCAAGGATACCTGAAGATGGCAATCTGCCCGTAATTGTTGCCAGCTGCCAGGAACTTGCCGCAGGGGGACACGCTCTGAGAGAAGACTGTCATGTGCAGCCGCTGTAAGGCCTGAAACACCTCCATCTGCGGAGTGACAGGGGATGAGAGCCCGCGGGCTGCCCGGACCGCTCAGTCCCCTTCGAGGCACCTGTCTGTACAgctttgggaggaagatgtgcAGCCCAATGGGACCTGAGTTTCCCATTCGCTAATGTATATACAAGGCTTCGCCACCAGTAAAGTGCATAAAAAGTGGTCCTCCTGCCCTAGGCCAGTGAAACAGGCAGATTTCGGGGTTACACCTCTGCTTCTGGGTCTGAAGTCAGAGTCCCACAAACGGCCACGCTCTCGGGCTCCGGGCATGGAATACAACTCCCAGAAGGCCCCGCGCGTCCCGCGCTCGACTCACCTGACTCAGAGGCACCGCTTGTGGCCATGTTCGCTCCATATCCAGGACTACAACACCCAGCGTGCTCCGCACGACGCGGCCTGACGAATCCAGACGTGCCCGCGAGCAGCTCCTCCGCGGTGTCCCACGGCTCAATGTTGCTAGCACGGCGCGAAGGTGGTCGCCGCGTACTTCCCTGAGTCCCGCGAACCGAGGTGACCGCCTCGAAGACACCGGCGCAGCTGGACGCCCACCAGAGCCCCGCTACGCAgataccctcccccaccccgccgcGCAGACCCGCCTTCCGGCCGCCCCCGGCTCGCCTTGTGCGCCTGCGCAGAACTTGGCCGCTGCGTGCGCCTCAGACCACACCTCCCGCTTGTGTCACGCCTTCTGAAgctccgcccccgccgcccggatcCCACCCCTGTGCGTGGAGGACCCCCTAAGCTCCATGATTCTGCAGCAGCCCCTGGAGCGAGGCCCCCCGGGTCGGGCCCAGCGGGACCTCCGAGCCACCTCAGGGGCGACCCTGAGCTTGGGCGCGAGGTGTGTGTGGGGACCTGGGTGGGCCTAGCCAGGGGGACGCAGGGCCTGTCTGCCGTACTCTTGAGGTTCAGAACTGAGACCTGGGTGGGGCTGGAGCTCTGGATCTTCGAGACTAGCGCGGTAGGCTGCTGACAGGCCTGGGAAAGGAGAGGTGGCCTGGGTGTTGGGGCCCAGATAAGGTTGGGGACTACTGCAGGTTCAGGCTGGCAGATCCTTGGTACGGGGCCAGGAGGGTCGGGTGCACCTGGCTCGTTTCTCGCCAGCCCCCCTCCCCGAGGAGCTGTGTCCCTGATCATCAACCCGCGCCTGGAGGAGGAGCAGTGAGTGGGGGCAGGGACGGGCTCTTCTGCCACCTCTGACCCCCTTGACCGCCTTCCCAGCCAACCTGCCTCTCCCACTTTCCCCAGGGAGCCCATGCGCCAGCAGTTCCTGTCGGAGGACAACATGACCACCCACTTTTCTCAACTCAGCCTGCATAATGACCACCCCTATTGCTGCCCCCCCAGGGCCTTACCCTCAGCCCTGCCCCCACTCAGGTAGGCACCAGCCCCAGCAGGACCCCAGGAGTCTACAGCCCAACCGCCAGGCCCTGCCTCATCCTGCTATTTTTAACTTCCACCCAACCTCTGGGTTATTTCCCATCCGGGCTCCTTGGAGGGCTGATCTGGACCTTGGGGGAGGGGCTCTGCCAGGCCAACCCCATCTCCTGCCCTGAGCATTCTTCCTCTTCCAGGAATCCTTGCtctgaactgctcctgtggcGCTACCCTGGCAACCTCATCCCAGAGGCCCTCCGACTGCTGAGGTTGGGGGACCCTCCCAGCCCCCACTATCCCAATACTCCTGCTGCGGACATGATGGAACTCTGAGCACTGCGGGGAGCTGTGTCCTGTCCCCTTCCCATACGGGAGACTACACTCCACAAAGGACAGGCCACTCTGCGTCTTCATTTTTCACAGTTCATCAGGCCACTAGGCACCGGACTTTCCTTCCCCCACCAAGTTGGATGCTTAGGACAGAGCCCTGAGTGGGCGGATCTGGGAGCCATCGGACGCACTGAATAAAGACACAAAGATGACGCTTCAGTCCCAGAGGATGTGGGGCGCCGGATGGGATGTaggaacaccccccacccccccaaatcttccctggaaAAAAACGGTCTGGGCCCAGCCAGGCCCTGGCAGGCTGGCCTCAGCTATTGAGAATGTGTGACTCagagccccgcccccgcccccgcggcctggctggctggctggctggctgactcactgcctgcctgccagcccagGAGACAGTCTGGGCAGGGACCCGGTCCTGGTGGCCAGGACCGCAGAACTCTCCAGGCCGTTACAGTTAAaactttttattaataaattctCCCAAATTCTcagactcccccctcccccaaataaatATCCCCCCACTTGGGGGCTAGTAGAGGCAATGTCCCAGAGTGCCCCCCTAGAGGGCCAGCCCCTAGTGTTGACAGCAGGTCCCCAATACCCCCCAAAACTGACACCCTCCTGGCAGAGTCTCAGCCCTGGGCAGGTGGGACCTAGTGTAGACCTGCTCCTTCAAGGCGGCCTGGCCCCTGGGGCATAATAGGGGGAGACCCCTTGTGCAAATGGTACAGTTCTCAGTGTCAATGGTGTGAGAGCCAGGTGAGCCCCTTCTGTCCAGAAGCTCAAGATCAGGTAGGCAGATGCCTTGGAGGGCTTCCCCAAACCTCAGGCCTCAGAGGTGATTCACCACTATCCCCCTTCCCAGTGGTTGGCTGGGCCTGGCACAAGCTTCCTCTGAGAGGCAAGGGCAAGTtccagaatgaatgaatgaatgatagcTGTCACTGGATCAGCGCCACACCGGGGCAGCCCTCTCCACCGGTCTCCTCGATGGGGGCTGTAAGACAAGAAGGGCACTGTGAAAGGAGGAAACAGGGTTATGGGGCATGGCAGTGAGGGGGCCAAGTGCTGGAGCACACTTACTGGTAAACTTCTCTCTCCTTCGGCAACGCCTCCAGAccaggaagctggtgagtcccaccAGCAGGAAGGCCAGACTCAGGGTGCCTCCCAAGATGGGCCAGAGCAGCTGGAAGGAGGCTGGAGGGGTTGTGGTACCTGGGGACCAGACGTAAAGTCAGACCAGCCTGCATCCCACCCTCCGTTGTCCCCTAGGATCAAAACCCCTTCCATCTCCCCTCTACAGGTTTAGTTCTGCCCCAGATGAGAAGTCTGATGCCTGCCTGTTGCTCTCTAGCTGCCCCTTCGCCACCCATCTCTCCCACACCGCCCCCTGCCGTGCTCAGGGGCCACCCTGCCAGACCCTGCCCCTACTCACAGCCCAGGCAGAAGTCGCTACGAGGCCGTGCTGAGCAAGACCCACAGTCCATGCACTTGTCGAGGTCTGAGCTCCAGGAAGTGCCGGGAGAGCAGGGGGTGGTGCCTGAGGAGGGGGCTGAGGGTCAGAGGCTGGGGCGGGGCCCAGCTATTCTGGGGGCTGAGGTCAGGGTCAGCCAGCTCAAATGACGTGAGTCACCGGCGCCTACCCCCACATTCCTCACAGGTGACTACACGGCCTGACTGGGACTGAGCGGCTGGACTTGGGGGAGGGGAGTACAGCGTGGGCCACTGGGGGGTCAGATCCCCCCCAAGtcccccctccttgccactagcGGGGTGACTCACTCCTGGGCACCAGGCCcaaccccagcccctccccctgcATAGCTGGGCAATGAAGTCACCAGACGGAAGGGGGCACCCCACATGGCATAGGGGCAAAGACCCCTTTGCTCAACATCTCCTATCTTCAACCCTGGGGCTGGGCAGACCAACCCTGCATTGACCAGGATGGGGGCGTGACCCTTTAACGGACAAGCCATCCCACCCACAAACTTCGCTTTTCTCTAAGCACAACTTTCGGGAAGATGCCCCCCACCAGTGAatctgaggggggtggggggagactgaGGGGGTCTCCCTCCCAGGAAACCAAGCTGGCCCCGGTGCCCCACGTCCACCCGTTCCCCATGATTCTTCCCGGATTCTCCAATCACCCCCAGACTCAGTCCCACCCACTGCCCAGTCCAGGGACTGCCCGGCCACCCCATCTGCCCACCAGACCCCGGCTCCTCGCCCGAGTACCTGGCGCTCGCTCTCCGGACGCCACGCGTAGCAGCGCCAGCCCGAGTCCCAGTGCCAGGAGCCGCAGCAGCGGGCACAATGGGGATAGGGCCATAGTGCGCGTCTCCCGGCAGCAGTCGTCTGCCCTACTCTCGCGCCGGCAACTCGGGCAGCGTGTCCTCTCCTCGCCCCCGCCTTCCGGGGCGGAGCTGCACCCTGTCCCGCCCCGCGCTGGCTCCGCCTGCCCCGCTGCCCGCTACCTTCAGTCCTTCGTTTTACAGACACCAGCTCCGCATCCAGGACTCCGCAAGGGCACAAACGACGGCCAGCGCCCCTCGGTGTCCAAATCCGGGGTGGGGAGCGTCAGACACAGGAGACGGCTAGCTTATCACCCAGATGGAAATTGTAGCAACTTCCTTCAGGACCCCGGGCctgaacaataacaataaaacaaaagtaattcTAACATTTCTGGGGCGCTTTCCGTCCGCCGTGACCGCACCTTTGGGTGCAGCTACAGATCAAAGCAGAGGATCCTGTTCTCCAGTTTTCGGGGTTCCGACTCCCGGCGACGCTCTAGGGTAGGGCGGCTCCAGGCGGGGTAGAAGGCTGTAAGTCTCTAGGCGAGCaggaagccacatctttctcccgcttAGCGGCTGTAGGTTCGAACTGTGACGTTGcgcttagcagcccagcgcataaCTCACTGAGCCACCAGGTCTCCGGGGTAGAGAGAGGTAGGTGGCTTACCGGGGTCTCAGAGTTAGGAAGCCGAGGACCCCAAAGTCCCTTTAGTCCCCACGCCCGGCGCCTTCACCCACCGCTGGCGGGAGTCCCAGCCGGAGCTGGAGAGCCCCCTTCTGACCAGGTTGGGATTCGCGGGCGCGGCGCAATCCGGGCTGGGGTCGTGCTCCTCCCCAGG includes:
- the HCFC1R1 gene encoding host cell factor C1 regulator 1, yielding MILQQPLERGPPGRAQRDLRATSGATLSLGAREPMRQQFLSEDNMTTHFSQLSLHNDHPYCCPPRALPSALPPLRNPCSELLLWRYPGNLIPEALRLLRLGDPPSPHYPNTPAADMMEL
- the BICDL2 gene encoding BICD family-like cargo adapter 2; the protein is MSSPEGPSFPSSGLLSGGASPSGDEGFFPFVLERRHSFLGGGPGPEEPEDLGLQLQRKEKDLLLAAELGKMLLERNEELRRQLETLGAQHLEREERLQQENHELRRGLAAQGAEWEARAVELEGDVEALRAQLGEQQSEQRDSGRERGRALDELAEQNLRLSQQLAQASQTEQELQRELDTLRGQCQAQALAEAEMRTRLESLKGENKMLQSRRQDLETQIRGLREEAEKGQGRLQATHEELLVLRRERREHSLELERARSEAGEALSALRRLQRRVSELEEESRFQDADVSGASLQSELARSVHGDQEPDADGHEDSLVPLPPQTQSPEPLAASSPQPAPQDSLEPPKKRATLSSAEMLEEREAEVARLQDEVSLQRVELQSLHEELERQRELRTQEDPEGTLSSALSDRDDAVNKALELSLELSRVSLERDSLSRELLRAIRQKVALTQELEAWQDDMQVVIGQQLRSQRQKELNATRSTPRRASPRFSLRLGPGPAGGFLSSLFRRT
- the THOC6 gene encoding THO complex subunit 6 → MERTWPQAVPLSQMEVFQALQRLHMTVFSQSVSPCGKFLAAGNNYGQIAIFSLSAALSSEAKEESKKPVVTFQAHDGPVYTMVSTDRQLLSAGDGEVKAWLWAEILKKGSKELWRRQPPYRTSLEVPEINALLLVPKENSLILAGGDCQLHTMDLETRAFTRTLRGHTDYIHCLALRERSPEVLSGGEDGTVRLWDLRVAKEVQTIEVYKHEECSRPQNGRWIGCLATDSDWMVCGGGPALTLWHLRSSTPTTIFPMRAPQKQVTFYQDLILSAGQGPCINQWQLSGELKAQVPGSSPGLLSLSLNQQPAAPECKVLTAAGNSSRVDVFTNLGYRAFSLSF
- the TNFRSF12A gene encoding tumor necrosis factor receptor superfamily member 12A, with protein sequence MALSPLCPLLRLLALGLGLALLRVASGERAPGTTPCSPGTSWSSDLDKCMDCGSCSARPRSDFCLGCTTTPPASFQLLWPILGGTLSLAFLLVGLTSFLVWRRCRRREKFTTPIEETGGEGCPGVALIQ